One Mycolicibacterium sp. TUM20985 genomic window, GGACGAGCCGGGACCGCGGATCAGCCCCTGTTCGGTGATGATCGCCACCACCCCGGCCTCGCCGAAGACCAATTCGGCGCGCTCCTGCGGGTCGTCGGCGTCGACGGGCACGTAGGCGGCGCCGGCCGCCAGAGCCGACAGGATCGCGACGTAGAGCGCGTAGCTGCCGGACGGCATCCGGATGCCGATGCGATCGCCGCGACCGATCCCGCGGGCGGCCAGCCATCCCACGCTCTCCTCGATGTCGGCGATCAGCTCGGCGTAGGTCAGCTGAACGTCGCCGTCGTCGAGGGCGGGCGCGTCGGGGTGCCGCTCGGCGGTTTCGCGGAGGATGTCGATCAGGGTTCGCGGTGGGGGCGCAGACGGTGACAAGAGGTATTGCGCAGGGATCTCCGGCCGAGCGTCCGTTGTCACGTGTGCAATCTACTAACCCCAGCACCCGTACTCGTCCACGCCGCGCGCCATCGATCGATTCGGCGTGATCGCAACCATCGCAGCGCATCGGCGACGGCTCTATCGTCCCCACGGTGCGGCTATTCGTGGTGGACGGGTCCGGGAACGACTGGAACGAGTTGACGACGGGCGGTGAAACCACCGTCAGGCTGGCGGAGCCGGACCTGAAGAGGGCTCAGCGGGGCCGCGCGCGAATCAGATCCGATCGGCGCGACGTCGAGGTGATCCTGGACATCACGGTGGCGGTCGCTCCGGACTTCCATTCGGTACGTGAGCTCGCGGCCGTCGACGACGGGACGCTGCGCTACGTCGGTACGGTCGACGGTTTGACCGGTCTCATCTTCGACATCGAGGCCGCGGGGGTAGCCGACGGAGTGACGCTGATCGCAGCGTCACCGCGGATCGACCTGCGACGGCTCGGGCACGACGTCTTGCAGCGGCTGGTGGCGCGAGGTCAGCGGACGGCCTGATCGGCAAGTCCTGACGGGGTGCCGGCCGGCGGACGGAAGTTGGCGGTCAGCAAACACGTCCTAAACGGTCGGACGTTCGCCGCCCGCACCAGTAATCGACCTCGCGGCCGCGCCGTCTTCGCGCCCATTGCCGTCGCTGGGCCGGCTCCGGTAGCCAGGGGTCGCACCGAGTCAGCTCGATGCCTGATCATGGTCTGGCAACACGGTGCTCACCAGTTGCCATTTGCATTCGACGGAATCGGCAATCTATTTGCCACCAATTTCACGCTACGTCGAGGATCGTGCGCTTTATGCACGAATTCGGCGGAACGGCTATCCTTTTTTCGGCGCCGCCAACTCGGATGGCACGTCGCGGTCCCACAGTCGGTCGGGCAAGGGTTGCGGAGTTTCGAATCGCGCGTTCCCAGCAAGGGGAATCGCCCGGTTCGCGAAAGCCGACGTCCGACATTCACGGGTCCCGCGTCGGTGCAACGTAAAGGCGTTCGCGAGATGGCGACACGAGGTGAACGGTGAGGTGCAATACCCAATGACGCAGGATGTGAGCAGGAGCACAGCTGCACCGACGCCGGGAACAGCGCCCTCGGGTCCCGCGCGGGCCCGCATCATCGGCTTGGACGGCGTCCGCGGACTCCTATGTCTGATGATCGTCGTGACGCACGTAACTGGCCATTACTCACCGAAGACTGCGGCCACCTGGCAGACGAATGTCTTTGGATTCTCCCTCGTTTACTTCTTCGTTCTCAGTGGTTTCTTACTGTCGCTGCCGTTCATTCGCAATCTCGTGAAGGAACGGACCGTCTCGGCGCTGCCGAATGTGACGGATTACGCGGTGCACCGGCTGGCCAGAATCATGCCGGCCTACATTCTGATCTTCCTGTTCGTGAACTTCGTTCTCCAGGTCGCCTACGTGCAGAACCCGACGCTGCAGGCGTTGGGCACCGACGACGGCACGGGCATGATCACCGACCCCGGAATGCTCATCGCCAACCTGACCCTGACCCAGTCGTACTTCCCGGCGTACATCCAGACCGGGATCAACCCGTCGTGGTCGCTGAGCCTGGAGTACGCGTTCTACGCCTCGCTGCCACTGCTGTTCGTCGTCGTCTTCAAGATGCGCAAGCGGATGAACGTCAACCCACTGATCCTGGCCACCGTGGTGCCCGGGATCCTGCTCGTGATCGGGCTCGTGGGCCGGGCATTCATCCCGCTCGTGTTCTCGCACGCGGGTACGTCGGACTTCCTCTTGCTCAACTGGGGGCCGAACTGGGCGGCGGTATTCACCAAGAGCTATCTGACGAATGCCGACAACTTCGCGCTCGGCATGTTCGCCGCGATCGCGTTCATCGCCATCGAACGGGGTGAGGTTCCCGAACGGCTCGCGCGAAGGGTGCGGATGATCAGCGCGATCGCCATCCTTCCGATGCTGCTCCTCTGTGGCGTGCTCCTCGTCTTCGCCAGCCAGTTCGTCACGGCTGCCGTCGCCGTCGTCGCCGCGCTGATGATCCTCATCATCGTGGCGCCGCTGGCCCGCCACCAGAAGACCAGGCTCGCAACGGCGCTCGACTTCAAGCCCATTCGATTCGTGGGCGAGATCTCGCTGTCGACGTATCTCTGGCACTACCCGGTCCTGCTGATGCTGGGCCGGATCGGCTGGATGGCCGGCGACACGCTGCCCGGAATGCTGTTGAACATCGTGCTGGTCCTCGCGGTCACCCTCCTCGCGGGCTCCTTCACCTACTACCTCATCGAGAAGCCGGCGATGAACTACGCCAAGCGCGTGCGGTCGAAGAAGAAGCCCGCGGCGCCGGGGCCCGCCACCGCCTGACTGCCGCTTCCAGTTCGTACTGTGCGAAGCAATGAACCGACATCGCTACTGCGTCATCGGAGCCGGCATCGTCGGGCTCTCGACGGCACACCACCTGCTGGTCGCCGAGCCCGACGCCACCGTCGTCGTGCTCGATGGCGCAGCGTCGGTCGCCGCCCATCAGACCTCCCACAACAGCGGTGTCATCCACTCCGGCATCTACTACGAACCCGGCAGCCTGAAGGCGACCTTCTGCAAGGCCGGCGAACGGGCGACCAAGGAGTTCTGCGCTAGCCATGGAATCGCCTTCGACGAATGCGGGAAGTTGATCGTCGCCACCTCGACTGCAGAGCTGGCGCGCCTGACCGCTCTCGAGGAACGGGCCGCGGTCAACGGCATCACGTGTCGACGGGTCGGGCCCGATGAGCTGGCCGAGCTCGAGCCGAACGTCACCGGCCTCGGCGCGCTGCACCTCCCGCGGACGGGAATCGTCGACTACCGGCTCATCGCGCACCGGCTTGCCGACGCCGTCCGCGCTGCGGGTGGCCAGGTGCACACCGGCCAACGGGTCGTCGCCATCCGAGAAACCGCGGCCAGCGTAGCGATCTCGACGGAATCGACCACCGTGACGTGCGACCGGTTGGTGGTGTGCGCCGGTCTTCAGGCGGATCGCCTGGCGGAGCTGGCGGGGGTGCCGGCCGACGTCCAGGTGCTGCCCTTTCGGGGTGAGTACTTCCAATTGCCCTCTGCAAGAGGGTCTTTCGTGCGACGGTTGATCTATCCGGTGCCCGATCCCGAGCTGCCCTTCCTTGGCGTCCATCTCAGCCCGACCATGTCCGGTGCCATCACCGTCGGGCCGAACGCCGTCCTGGGACTCGCCCGGGAGGGGTATCCGAAGTTCTCGCTCGACCTGCGTGACGTCGCGAGGATGGCCGCTTTTCCCGGTTCGTGGCGAGTGGCGGCGGCCCATGTCCGCCTCGGCGCTCGGGAGATCGGCAACTCGCTGTCCAAGCGCAGGTATCTCCGCGAATGTCGGAAGTACGCACCGGGATTGACGGTCGACGACCTGCTTCCGCGCGAAGCGGGGATTCGCGCGCAGGCCGTTCGCAGGGATGGTTCGCTGGTCCACGACTTCGTAGTCGAGCGCACCGACCGGATGATCCATGTGCTGAACTCCCCGTCACCGGCCGCGACGGCCGCCCTACCCATCGGACGCCATCTCGCCGGGCTGGCGACCGGGGCGGGTCAGGAAAGGGCGTCGTAGATCAACGTCGTGTAGCGGGCCGTGCGCTCCGAACCCTCGACGCCGGGCCCCATCTTGTTCATGACGTAGGCCGTGGTCATCCGACGGTCGGGGTTCATCGTCTCCCACGAACCACCCCAGCCGCCCCAGAAGCAGATCTTCTCGTCGGGGATGTACGGAATGGTCTCCAGCTGAGGCAGTCCGAATCCGAGACCCCACCGGATCGGGTGCAGGGCAAGCACGAGATCCGGCCCCTCGCACTGCACGTCGAAGATCTTCTCGATGGTCTTCGGCTGAAGCAATTGGACGTCACCGACGTTGCCGCCCAACGAGATCGCCGACAGAATCCTGGTGAGTGCGCGCGCATTGGTGTGACCGTTGGCGGCACCGATGTCGGCCGCCCGCCACGCATCGGTGTTGGCCACCGTGGGGTCGGGCGCGGGCCCGGTGAACGTCTTCAGCATCTGTTCGGTCCACTGGTCCATCGGCGGGATGCCGTCCATCGGGTTCGTGGCGGGGATGATCTCCGCTATTCGCGGCGCGTCCGCAGCCGTCGCGCCAATCTGGAAGTCCGCGCCCAGCGGCCCGGCGATCTCCTCGGCGACGAACTGCTTCAGCGTCCTTCCGGTGACCCGCCGCAGCACCTCGCCGATGAGGTGGCCGTGGGTCAGCGCGTGATAACCCGAGGCAGACCCTGGCTTCCACCACGGCGCCTGCGCGGCGAGCGCGGCCGTCGACTTCTCCCAGTCGTAGACGTCCTCGACGACGACCGGCTGATCCCACCCCGAGACACCCGACGAGTGGGACAGCAAATGACGGAAGGCGATGTCGCCCTTGCCATTCGCGCCGAACTCCGGCCAGACGTTGGCGACCAGGGTGCCGGGTTCGATCAGGCCGCGGTCGATCAGCATCAGGCCGGCCAGCGCAGTGACCGTCTTGGTCGACGACCAGACGTTGACGATGGTGTCCTTTGTCCACGGCATGGTCTTGCCCGCGTCGGCGTAGCCGCCCCAGATGTCGACGACGGTCTCCCCGTCGATGTCGATCGTGATCGCGGCGCCCACCTCGTCGCCGTTGGCGATCGCCTCGCCGAAGGCGTCGAACAGTCTCTCGAAGCGGGTATCGCAATGGCCCTGAACCAGATCGTTCACGCGATCATCATGCGCCGAAGTCGGCGCGCCGAGTGCCCGAATCAGGCGCTGGCGTTCCACGCCTCCCGGAGGTGCTGCAAGCCGTCGTCGGTGAGGCCGCCGAACAACCGCAGCCGCGCCATCCCGCCGTCGGGGTAGATGTCGAGCCGCGCATCAGTGATCGGCCGGTGGTCGTCGATCAGGAAGCGGTGCCTGGTGTCGGGCTGCAGATCGGTGGCCGGCAGCAGCTCGAACCACTCGCCGTCACCGTCGCGCCCGGACAGTCGGCCGACACCGGGGGCATTGCCGACGAAGTACGACGTGTCGAGGACGGCGGCGTTGAGCGTGCCACGGCTGGCCAGATGTACCTGTACCCAGTCGTTTCCAGAGTCGCGCCGACGCGAGGTCTCCCAGCCGTCCCCCATGGTCTGCGCGGTCCCCGGCAGCAGCAGATTGTTCGGCGAGCTGTAGAACATGTTGGAGCAGGCCGTGATCCGGCCGCCGTTCTCCAGTGCGGCCAGGTCGATCGTCATGTCTTCGGCGAAGTCCGGGTTCAGCAGACCCTCGCCGTGCACGCGGAAACGCGCCACCCCGCCGTCGGGGTAGATGGTCAGGCGCACGTGCGTCCACCGCCGCGGAGAGTCCACCTCGAACGGGTTGTGGGTGTCACCGTTGACATCCGAACGCGGCACCAGCGTCGTCCATTCGGTCTTCTCGACGAGTTCGGTGACCGACGGATACCCGTCGGCGTAGGCCCCCTCGACCGAGATCTGCGGAGGGTAGTTGCCGGTGAACCACGCCGTGTCGACGACGACGCCACGGACCAGGCCGGGCACTCCCAGTCGCACGATCACCGAGTCACGGGAATCGGGTTGCAGACCGCGCCGTCGGCGGGTCTCCCAGCCGTCGTAGACCTGGCCCTTGTGCCCGAACGTCGCGGGCCGGAACTCGGCCGCGCCCGGCTTGATCAGATTCTCCTTCTCGGCGAACAGATCGTCGTTGGCCCACACCACGGCGCCGCCCGCGGAACGTGCCGCAAGGTCGGGAAGTGACAGGAAGTGCGAGTGCGCTCGGTTCTTCTCAGACGGGGTGCTCACTCAGGTGAGCCTAAATGAGCACGAATCGGCTACCAGTTCTGGTAGCCGCCTTCCGGTCCGAGCATGCGCTCCAGACGTGAGCGGTTGATCTTCGCCAATTCGTTGCGAACGACCTTGCGCTCGGTCTCGACGTCGTTGTGCAAGCGGTCGGAGACCGACGCGAGGACGGTGTGCGCGTCCATCGCACCGCAGCACATCACGAAGCCGAATCCGAACTTCTCGGCGTACGCGCGGGCCGAGTCGCCGAGCTGCGCCATCACGGCCGCGTCCTCGTCCCACACCGAGCACTGTTCTGCCTGGCTTTTGTCGCTGCGCGGGCGGCGGCCCACGTCGGGGCAGGCGTCCAGGATCTGGTCGACCGCGGATTCCGAGAGCGCGAACAGCAGCGCGTCGGCCTTCCGGAACAGCGCGTCGTGGTTCTCGTAGGGCCGGCCGTAGGCCAGGTGACGGGACATGGTCATGCTGTTGCAGCACTCGTAGAGCGCATGCACCGCCTTGCGCTCCGACAACGCATTGAATGCGTCGAGGCCGATTCCCTGGTGTAGCAACACACGGCCATGATCGATTGCCCACGCGACACGCGGGTTACCCCGTGTTACGGGCGTGCTAAATCACCCGGCGGCCGCAGGAAGCCGCAGGTCAGCGCAGAGTGCTAGTGCCCCGACGACTTGAACCGCTCCACCGATCGCGCCAACTCGGCTTCGGCCTCGGCGCGGCCCGCCCAGTCGGCGGCCTTGACGAACTTGCCCGGCTCGAGGTCCTTGTAGTGCACGAAGAAGTGCTTGATCGCCTCGAGCTCGAACGGCGGTACGTCGGCGAGGTCCTGGATGTGGTCCCAGCGGGGATCACCCGCGGGTACGCACAAGAGCTTGTCGTCACCGCCGGCCTCGTCGGTCATCTTGAACATCGCCACGGGCCTGGCCTCGACGATGGCACCGGGGAAGACCGACTCGGGCAGCAGCACCAGGGCGTCCAGCGGATCGCCGTCCTCGCCGAGGGTGTTCTCGAAGAAGCCGTAGTCGGCCGGGTAGCCGAACGCCGTATAGAGGTAGCGGTCGAGTTTGACCCGGCCGGTCTCGTGGTCAACCTCGTACTTGTTGCGTGACCCCTTGGGGATCTCGATGACGACGTCGAACTGCACCGGCTCGGCTCCTTCGTCTCTGCACAGCATCCTGGGGTCGCCTGGTGACGACGCGGGTCCACCTTAGACGAGCGGTAACCTCTCAATCGTGGGGTCTGCGCAGCGGGCCCAGGGATCAGGAGGGCGACCATCGGACTCGTGCGGCCCACCCGGTGGCGTCGATCCACCCACGTGTGGGTGGGCGTCGTGGTGCTGCTTCTGGTCGCCGCGGTCGTCGCCGCGGGTGCTGTCGCGACGTCGCGAGGTAGCTCGGCCAGCGAGGCAAGGGTCGCCGTCGCGCCCCGACCCGCACCAGCCGCGGTCGAGCCGGCCGTGACCCCGCTGGCCGATTCGGCGCCCGTTCCCACCCCGGCGGGTTTGACGGCGATGCTGGCGCCGTTCGTGGCCAGCCCCGACCTCGGCGCCCTGACCGGGCGCATCACCGATGCGATGACGGGTAAGCAGCTGTGGGCGCTGGGTGCCGACGTGCCGATGCAGCCGGCGTCGACCAACAAGGTGCTGACGGCGGCGGCGGCGCTGCTGACCCTGGACCGAGACGCCCGCCTCACGACGACGGTGGTTGCCCCCGACCAGGCGGCGTCGCCGGGGCTCCTCGTACTCGACGGTGGCGGGGACCCGACGCTGTCCGCCGCCGGTAAGGACGTCGACACGTGGTACCGCGGGGCGGCCCGCGTCAGCGACCTCGCCGACCAGGTGCGTCGTTCCGGCGTCACGCCCAGGGTGGTTCAGGTGGACGTCAGCGCCTACAGCGGCCCCACGATGGCGCGCGGCTGGGATCCACTCGACATCGACGGCGGTGACATCGCGCCGATGGAGGCCGTGATGCTCGACGGCGGCCGCACCCAGCCGGTGAGTGTCGACTCGGCGCGCTCGCGAACCCCGGCGCTGGACGCGGGCCGGGCGCTCGCGATAGCCCTTGGCCTCAACCCGGCGACCGTCACGGTGCGTCCGACGCCCGCCACGGGGGACCAGATCGCCTCCGTGCAGTCACCTCCGCTGATCGAACGGGTACGACAGATGATGAGCGAGTCCGACAACGTGATGGCCGAGTCCATCGGCCGCGAGGTCGCGGCTGCCGTCGGCAAACCCCAGAGCTTCGACGGGGGCGCCCAGAGCGTGCTCGGCCAACTGTCCAAGGCGGGAATCGACATCGATGGAGCCACCCTGATGGACTCGAGCGGCCTGTCCGTCGACGATCGTCTGACCGCAGAGACTCTCGACGGCGTCATCAACGCGGCGGCGGCCGATGCGACCCTCACCGCCAACCACGAACTGCGCCCACTGGTGGACCTCCTGCCGATCGCCGGCGGCAGCGGCACGCTGTCGAACCGCTTCCTCGACACGGACGCAGGCCGTGCGACGGCCGGGCTGCTGCGGGCGAAGACGGGTTCACTCACGGGCACCAACGCGCTGGCCGGGTTCGTCACCGACGCCAGCGGCAGGGTGCTGACGTTCTCGCTGATCTCCAACGACGCGGGACCGACGGGACGCACGGCGATCGACGCAGTGGCCGCCGCGCTGCGGTCCTGCGGGTGCGGCTCGTGAGCGGCTCGTCGTCGGTCGCCGTCGGTCACGCCGTCGACTGGGAGTTCGCCGCCACGGTCGGTGCCAAGTTGGTCAGATCCGCGCCGCCGGTCACGGAGTACACCAAGCGCCAGGCGGTCGACGAGCTGGCGGCGTCCGCGCGCAACGCCGAGGGGCCGGTCCGAGACGTCACGGGCCTCAACGAGGGCGCCGCGATCACCGAGGCCAGGGTCATCGACCGATCCGAATGGGTCAGGGCGGCAACGGAATCCATGCGCGCCATGATCGGGGGCAACCAGGGCGGCGCGTCCGGGGGCGCCATCACCCGGCGGATCACCGGCGCACAGACCGGTGCGGTGCTCGCGTTCGTCTCGTCGGGAATCCTCGGCCAGTACGACCCGTTCGCCTCGAATGGCGGTGAGCTGCTGCTGGTGTATCCCAACGTGATCGCCGTCGAGCGCCAACTCCGCGTCTCGCCGGCCGACTTCCGCCTGTGGGTCTGTCTGCACGAGGTCACCCACCGCGTTCAGTTCCGCGCCAATCCCTGGCTGGCCGAACACATGTCGACGTCGTTGGCGGTGATCACCGACGACAGCGGCCAAGAGCTGACCCAAGTGGTCGGCAGGCTTGGCGAATTCGTCAGGAACAAGCGGTCTGGCGCGGACGGGACGGCTCACGAACCCAACTCGGAGGGCATGGTCGGCCTGCTGCGCGCGGTTCAGTCCGAACCGCAGCGCAAGGCCCTCGATCAACTGCTCGTGCTCGGCACGCTGCTCGAAGGTCATGCCGACCACGTCATGGATGCGGTCGGGCCCAAGGTGGTTCCCTCGGTGGCGGTCATCCGGCGACGGTTCAACGAGCGGCGGCAACGCAAGCAGCCACCGCTACAACGGGTGTTGCGGTCGCTGCTGGGCTTCGATGCGAAGCTCAGCCAGTACACCCGCGGGAAGGCCTTCGTCGACCACGTGGTGGGCGCGGTCGGGATGGATGCCTTCAACACGGTCTGGACGAATGCCGAAACCTTGCCGCTACCAACCGAAGTCGACGAGCCTCAGCGATGGATCGACAGGGTCCTCTAGCCGCGGTGCGTACGGCGGTCGACACGTTCGCCCGCACCTACTGCGCTGACGACGAGCGGTGGTGCGTGGCGTTGTCGGGCGGGGCCGACTCGCTGGCCCTCACCGCGGCCGCCGCGCGGGTGCGCCCCACCGTCGCGCTGATCGTCGACCACGATCTGCAACCGGACTCCGCGGTCGTCGCGGCCAGTGCGCGCGATCGGGCGTTTGAGTTGGGATGCGTTGCAGTGCAGGTGCTTCGGGTTGGCGTTGGCCTGGAGGGTGGGCCAGAGGCGGCTGCACGGAACGCGCGTTATACTGCGCTCGACGTGGCCCGGGGCGGTCTGCCCGTGCTGATCGCGCACACGCTCGACGACCAGGCCGAGACCGTTCTGCTCGGCCTCGGCCGCGGATCGGGCGCGCGGTCGATCGCCGGCATGCGACCGCACGACCCGCCCTGGGGCAGGCCGCTTCTCGGGATTCGCCGCGCCGTAACGCTCGGCGCCTGCGCGGAGCTGGGGCTGCTGCCATGGCACGACCCGCACAACACCGATCCGAGGTTCACCCGCGTCCGGCTTCGCACCGAGGTGCTGCCACTGCTGGAGGACGTGCTCGGTGGCGGTGTCGCCGAGGCCCTCGCGCGGACGGCCACGGGGTTGCGCGAGG contains:
- a CDS encoding serine hydrolase domain-containing protein, with the protein product MNDLVQGHCDTRFERLFDAFGEAIANGDEVGAAITIDIDGETVVDIWGGYADAGKTMPWTKDTIVNVWSSTKTVTALAGLMLIDRGLIEPGTLVANVWPEFGANGKGDIAFRHLLSHSSGVSGWDQPVVVEDVYDWEKSTAALAAQAPWWKPGSASGYHALTHGHLIGEVLRRVTGRTLKQFVAEEIAGPLGADFQIGATAADAPRIAEIIPATNPMDGIPPMDQWTEQMLKTFTGPAPDPTVANTDAWRAADIGAANGHTNARALTRILSAISLGGNVGDVQLLQPKTIEKIFDVQCEGPDLVLALHPIRWGLGFGLPQLETIPYIPDEKICFWGGWGGSWETMNPDRRMTTAYVMNKMGPGVEGSERTARYTTLIYDALS
- the lhgO gene encoding L-2-hydroxyglutarate oxidase → MNRHRYCVIGAGIVGLSTAHHLLVAEPDATVVVLDGAASVAAHQTSHNSGVIHSGIYYEPGSLKATFCKAGERATKEFCASHGIAFDECGKLIVATSTAELARLTALEERAAVNGITCRRVGPDELAELEPNVTGLGALHLPRTGIVDYRLIAHRLADAVRAAGGQVHTGQRVVAIRETAASVAISTESTTVTCDRLVVCAGLQADRLAELAGVPADVQVLPFRGEYFQLPSARGSFVRRLIYPVPDPELPFLGVHLSPTMSGAITVGPNAVLGLAREGYPKFSLDLRDVARMAAFPGSWRVAAAHVRLGAREIGNSLSKRRYLRECRKYAPGLTVDDLLPREAGIRAQAVRRDGSLVHDFVVERTDRMIHVLNSPSPAATAALPIGRHLAGLATGAGQERAS
- a CDS encoding zinc-dependent metalloprotease; the protein is MSGSSSVAVGHAVDWEFAATVGAKLVRSAPPVTEYTKRQAVDELAASARNAEGPVRDVTGLNEGAAITEARVIDRSEWVRAATESMRAMIGGNQGGASGGAITRRITGAQTGAVLAFVSSGILGQYDPFASNGGELLLVYPNVIAVERQLRVSPADFRLWVCLHEVTHRVQFRANPWLAEHMSTSLAVITDDSGQELTQVVGRLGEFVRNKRSGADGTAHEPNSEGMVGLLRAVQSEPQRKALDQLLVLGTLLEGHADHVMDAVGPKVVPSVAVIRRRFNERRQRKQPPLQRVLRSLLGFDAKLSQYTRGKAFVDHVVGAVGMDAFNTVWTNAETLPLPTEVDEPQRWIDRVL
- the dacB gene encoding D-alanyl-D-alanine carboxypeptidase/D-alanyl-D-alanine endopeptidase yields the protein MRPTRWRRSTHVWVGVVVLLLVAAVVAAGAVATSRGSSASEARVAVAPRPAPAAVEPAVTPLADSAPVPTPAGLTAMLAPFVASPDLGALTGRITDAMTGKQLWALGADVPMQPASTNKVLTAAAALLTLDRDARLTTTVVAPDQAASPGLLVLDGGGDPTLSAAGKDVDTWYRGAARVSDLADQVRRSGVTPRVVQVDVSAYSGPTMARGWDPLDIDGGDIAPMEAVMLDGGRTQPVSVDSARSRTPALDAGRALAIALGLNPATVTVRPTPATGDQIASVQSPPLIERVRQMMSESDNVMAESIGREVAAAVGKPQSFDGGAQSVLGQLSKAGIDIDGATLMDSSGLSVDDRLTAETLDGVINAAAADATLTANHELRPLVDLLPIAGGSGTLSNRFLDTDAGRATAGLLRAKTGSLTGTNALAGFVTDASGRVLTFSLISNDAGPTGRTAIDAVAAALRSCGCGS
- a CDS encoding inorganic diphosphatase; amino-acid sequence: MQFDVVIEIPKGSRNKYEVDHETGRVKLDRYLYTAFGYPADYGFFENTLGEDGDPLDALVLLPESVFPGAIVEARPVAMFKMTDEAGGDDKLLCVPAGDPRWDHIQDLADVPPFELEAIKHFFVHYKDLEPGKFVKAADWAGRAEAEAELARSVERFKSSGH
- the alc gene encoding allantoicase, with the protein product MSTPSEKNRAHSHFLSLPDLAARSAGGAVVWANDDLFAEKENLIKPGAAEFRPATFGHKGQVYDGWETRRRRGLQPDSRDSVIVRLGVPGLVRGVVVDTAWFTGNYPPQISVEGAYADGYPSVTELVEKTEWTTLVPRSDVNGDTHNPFEVDSPRRWTHVRLTIYPDGGVARFRVHGEGLLNPDFAEDMTIDLAALENGGRITACSNMFYSSPNNLLLPGTAQTMGDGWETSRRRDSGNDWVQVHLASRGTLNAAVLDTSYFVGNAPGVGRLSGRDGDGEWFELLPATDLQPDTRHRFLIDDHRPITDARLDIYPDGGMARLRLFGGLTDDGLQHLREAWNASA
- the tilS gene encoding tRNA lysidine(34) synthetase TilS; amino-acid sequence: MDRQGPLAAVRTAVDTFARTYCADDERWCVALSGGADSLALTAAAARVRPTVALIVDHDLQPDSAVVAASARDRAFELGCVAVQVLRVGVGLEGGPEAAARNARYTALDVARGGLPVLIAHTLDDQAETVLLGLGRGSGARSIAGMRPHDPPWGRPLLGIRRAVTLGACAELGLLPWHDPHNTDPRFTRVRLRTEVLPLLEDVLGGGVAEALARTATGLREDNEALDALAADALAAAVGGDGLGVTALAVLPPPIRRRAIRRWLLDGGASGLTDGQIRDVDRLVVDWRGRGGVAVGSSLRNQRLVACRHDDMLVLRVEPV
- a CDS encoding acyltransferase family protein, translating into MTQDVSRSTAAPTPGTAPSGPARARIIGLDGVRGLLCLMIVVTHVTGHYSPKTAATWQTNVFGFSLVYFFVLSGFLLSLPFIRNLVKERTVSALPNVTDYAVHRLARIMPAYILIFLFVNFVLQVAYVQNPTLQALGTDDGTGMITDPGMLIANLTLTQSYFPAYIQTGINPSWSLSLEYAFYASLPLLFVVVFKMRKRMNVNPLILATVVPGILLVIGLVGRAFIPLVFSHAGTSDFLLLNWGPNWAAVFTKSYLTNADNFALGMFAAIAFIAIERGEVPERLARRVRMISAIAILPMLLLCGVLLVFASQFVTAAVAVVAALMILIIVAPLARHQKTRLATALDFKPIRFVGEISLSTYLWHYPVLLMLGRIGWMAGDTLPGMLLNIVLVLAVTLLAGSFTYYLIEKPAMNYAKRVRSKKKPAAPGPATA
- a CDS encoding 2-oxo-4-hydroxy-4-carboxy-5-ureidoimidazoline decarboxylase, giving the protein MLLHQGIGLDAFNALSERKAVHALYECCNSMTMSRHLAYGRPYENHDALFRKADALLFALSESAVDQILDACPDVGRRPRSDKSQAEQCSVWDEDAAVMAQLGDSARAYAEKFGFGFVMCCGAMDAHTVLASVSDRLHNDVETERKVVRNELAKINRSRLERMLGPEGGYQNW